From Terriglobia bacterium, a single genomic window includes:
- the acsA gene encoding acetate--CoA ligase has protein sequence MPWETIVKSARDWAVAPNLRDYEQARRTFSWEEARRDLDGLPGGQGLNIAHEAVDRHANGPRANYLALRWLGKDGESRDFTYSELRALSSRFANVLQKLGVNKGERVYVLAGRIPELYIAALGAWKHRAVFCPLFSAFGPEPIRARLTIGRAKLLLTTQSLYERKIKALRPALPFLEHILLIGDDHQPTSVPDTADYHRLMESAGTSYAIQPTAPEDTALLHFTSGTTGTPKGAVHVHGAVVAHHITGKLALDFHPEDIFWCTADPGWVTGTSYGIIAPLTNGLTSIVDEGDFDAQRWYAILQSQKVSVWYSAPTAIRMLMKTGAEIARQYDLRALRFLASVGEPLNPEAVVWSREVFGLPFHDNWWQTETGGIMIANFAAMDIRPGSMGRPLPGIEAAIVRGSDSGAVEEIREPGVQGELALRPGWPSMFRAYWEEPGRYQKCFAGGFYLTGDLAKRDQDGYFWFIGRKDDVIKTSGHLIGPFEVESVLLEHKAVAESGVIGKPDPVAFEIVKAFVVLHEGYEPTDVLERELLGFARSRLGAAVAPKEIEFLASLPRTRSGKIMRRLLKARELGLPEGDTSTLETS, from the coding sequence ATGCCCTGGGAAACCATTGTGAAATCCGCTCGCGACTGGGCCGTCGCACCCAACCTGCGCGACTACGAGCAGGCCCGCCGCACCTTTTCCTGGGAAGAGGCCCGCCGCGATCTCGACGGTCTGCCCGGCGGCCAGGGCCTAAACATCGCCCACGAAGCCGTCGACCGCCACGCCAACGGTCCGCGCGCCAACTATCTCGCCCTCCGCTGGCTCGGCAAAGACGGCGAATCGCGGGACTTCACCTACAGCGAGCTGCGGGCGCTCAGCAGCCGCTTCGCCAACGTCCTGCAGAAGCTCGGCGTGAACAAAGGCGAGCGCGTCTACGTGCTCGCCGGGCGCATCCCCGAACTCTACATCGCCGCACTGGGGGCTTGGAAACACCGCGCCGTTTTCTGCCCGCTTTTCTCCGCCTTCGGCCCCGAACCCATCCGCGCCCGCCTGACCATCGGCCGCGCCAAACTCCTGCTCACCACCCAGTCGCTCTACGAGCGCAAGATTAAAGCCTTGCGCCCCGCGCTGCCGTTCCTCGAACACATTCTCCTGATCGGCGACGATCACCAGCCCACCAGCGTTCCGGACACCGCCGACTATCACCGCCTGATGGAAAGTGCCGGAACGTCCTACGCCATCCAGCCCACCGCCCCCGAAGATACCGCGCTGCTGCATTTCACCAGCGGCACCACCGGCACTCCCAAGGGCGCGGTGCACGTCCACGGCGCGGTCGTCGCCCACCACATCACCGGCAAGCTGGCCTTGGACTTCCACCCCGAGGACATCTTCTGGTGTACCGCCGATCCCGGCTGGGTCACCGGCACCTCCTACGGCATCATCGCCCCACTCACCAACGGGCTCACCAGCATCGTTGACGAAGGGGACTTCGACGCCCAGCGCTGGTATGCCATTCTGCAGTCCCAGAAAGTAAGCGTCTGGTATTCCGCTCCCACCGCCATCCGCATGCTCATGAAGACCGGCGCCGAGATCGCCCGCCAGTATGACCTGCGCGCCCTGCGCTTCCTCGCCAGCGTCGGCGAGCCGCTCAATCCCGAAGCCGTGGTCTGGAGCAGGGAAGTCTTTGGGCTGCCTTTCCACGACAACTGGTGGCAGACGGAAACCGGGGGCATCATGATCGCCAACTTTGCGGCCATGGATATCCGCCCCGGCTCCATGGGCCGCCCCCTGCCGGGCATCGAGGCCGCCATCGTCCGCGGGAGCGACTCCGGCGCGGTCGAGGAGATCCGCGAGCCCGGCGTCCAGGGCGAACTGGCGCTGCGCCCCGGCTGGCCCTCGATGTTCCGGGCCTACTGGGAAGAGCCGGGGCGGTACCAGAAATGTTTCGCCGGCGGTTTTTACCTGACCGGGGACCTCGCCAAGCGCGACCAGGACGGCTATTTCTGGTTCATCGGCCGCAAGGACGACGTCATCAAGACCTCCGGGCACCTCATCGGTCCCTTCGAAGTGGAGAGCGTCTTGCTGGAGCACAAAGCGGTCGCCGAATCCGGCGTTATCGGCAAACCCGATCCCGTGGCCTTCGAGATCGTGAAGGCCTTCGTCGTGCTCCACGAAGGCTACGAGCCCACGGATGTTTTAGAGCGCGAGCTGCTGGGCTTCGCGCGCTCCCGCCTGGGCGCCGCCGTGGCCCCCAAGGAGATCGAGTTCCTCGCCAGCCTGCCGCGCACGCGCAGCGGCAAGATCATGCGCCGCCTGCTAAAGGCCCGCGAACTGGGCCTTCCCGAAGGCGACACTTCCACGCTGGAGACTAGCTGA
- the pdhA gene encoding pyruvate dehydrogenase (acetyl-transferring) E1 component subunit alpha, with protein MSFAGNSERPAPDREHALFLLREMLRIRRFEEKAAEMYSLQKIHGFLHLYIGEEATGVGAMQAFTPEDAIVATYREHGQALARGIPATVLMAEMFGKATGCSHGHGGSMHFFDKARRFYGGYAIVGGGLPIAVGLALAEKLQKRSGVTACYFGDGAVAEGEFHEALNLAALWKLPVVFLCENNLYAMGTALARHQAQTDISAKAAPYGLAASAVDGMDVLAVEAAAKQAADFVRGGNGPYLLELRTYRFRAHSMADPDLYRSKEEIEEWKKRDPLALFEARLRAWGLLDDAGRARLEAEVSAEIDEAVRFAEAGPWEPVENLLADVQGPVQS; from the coding sequence ATGTCCTTTGCTGGTAACTCCGAACGCCCCGCGCCGGACCGCGAACATGCCCTGTTCCTGCTGCGCGAGATGCTGCGCATCCGCCGCTTCGAGGAGAAGGCCGCGGAGATGTACAGCCTGCAGAAGATCCACGGCTTCCTGCATCTCTATATCGGGGAGGAAGCCACCGGCGTCGGGGCCATGCAGGCCTTCACCCCGGAGGACGCCATCGTGGCCACCTACCGCGAACACGGCCAAGCCCTAGCCCGCGGCATTCCCGCCACTGTGTTGATGGCCGAGATGTTCGGCAAGGCCACCGGCTGCAGCCACGGCCACGGCGGCTCGATGCACTTTTTCGACAAAGCGCGCCGGTTCTACGGAGGCTACGCCATCGTGGGCGGCGGCCTGCCGATCGCCGTCGGCCTGGCTCTCGCCGAAAAGCTCCAGAAACGCTCCGGGGTCACGGCCTGTTATTTCGGGGACGGCGCGGTGGCCGAAGGCGAGTTCCACGAAGCGCTGAATCTCGCCGCGCTCTGGAAGCTCCCCGTGGTGTTTCTCTGCGAGAACAATCTCTACGCCATGGGCACGGCGCTGGCCCGGCATCAGGCGCAGACCGACATCAGCGCCAAGGCCGCGCCCTACGGCCTGGCCGCCAGCGCCGTGGACGGCATGGACGTTCTCGCCGTAGAAGCCGCGGCGAAGCAGGCCGCCGATTTCGTGCGCGGCGGAAACGGCCCGTATCTCCTGGAGTTGCGCACCTACCGCTTCCGCGCGCACTCCATGGCCGATCCCGACCTCTACCGCAGCAAGGAGGAAATCGAAGAGTGGAAGAAGCGCGACCCCCTGGCGCTCTTCGAAGCGCGGCTGCGCGCCTGGGGCTTGCTCGACGACGCCGGGCGCGCCCGCCTGGAAGCCGAGGTCAGCGCGGAGATCGACGAAGCCGTGCGCTTTGCCGAGGCCGGGCCGTGGGAGCCCGTGGAGAATCTTCTCGCCGATGTCCAGGGGCCGGTGCAGTCATGA
- a CDS encoding alpha-ketoacid dehydrogenase subunit beta, whose amino-acid sequence MSKMTYREAVRAALRKALRSDPRVFLMGEDVGRYGGAFAVSHGLLAEFGPERIRDTPLSESTFVGAGIGAALGGLRPIVEIMTVNFSLLAMDQILNNAATLRHMSGGQLNVPLVVRMATGGGRQMAAQHSNSLEGWYAHIPGIRVLAPATVGDAYGMLLGALREADPVFIFEHATLYPLEGEVDESAEPAEITRAAVRRSGGDVTLITYCGSLGKTLQAAERLAQAGIEAEVLDLRSLRPLDTPAILASVAKTHRAIVVDEAWRTGSLAAEISAQIMEKAFDDLDAPVARVCSAEVPMPYAKHLETAALPKVEEIVRAAQELVPRHG is encoded by the coding sequence ATGAGCAAGATGACCTATCGCGAAGCCGTCCGCGCCGCGCTGCGCAAGGCCCTGCGCAGCGATCCCCGCGTCTTTCTCATGGGCGAGGACGTCGGGCGTTACGGCGGGGCCTTCGCCGTCAGCCACGGCCTTCTCGCAGAGTTCGGCCCGGAGCGCATCCGCGACACCCCGCTCTCCGAATCCACCTTCGTCGGGGCGGGCATCGGGGCCGCCCTCGGCGGCCTGCGGCCCATCGTCGAGATCATGACCGTCAACTTCAGCCTGCTGGCCATGGATCAGATCCTCAACAACGCCGCCACGCTCCGGCACATGTCCGGGGGGCAGCTGAACGTGCCGCTAGTGGTGCGCATGGCCACGGGCGGCGGGCGGCAGATGGCCGCGCAGCATTCCAACAGCCTGGAAGGCTGGTACGCGCACATTCCCGGGATCCGGGTCCTCGCGCCGGCCACCGTGGGCGACGCCTACGGCATGCTCCTCGGCGCGCTGCGCGAGGCCGATCCCGTCTTCATCTTCGAGCACGCCACCTTGTATCCACTCGAGGGCGAAGTGGACGAATCCGCCGAGCCCGCGGAGATCACGCGCGCCGCCGTGCGCCGTTCCGGAGGCGACGTCACGCTCATCACCTACTGCGGCTCGCTTGGCAAAACCCTGCAGGCCGCCGAGCGCCTGGCCCAGGCCGGCATCGAAGCCGAAGTCCTCGATCTGCGCTCGCTGCGCCCGCTCGACACCCCGGCGATCCTGGCCTCCGTCGCCAAAACCCACCGCGCCATCGTCGTGGACGAGGCCTGGCGCACCGGCAGCCTGGCCGCTGAGATCAGCGCGCAGATCATGGAGAAGGCCTTTGACGACCTCGACGCCCCCGTGGCCCGCGTCTGCAGCGCCGAGGTTCCCATGCCCTACGCCAAACATCTCGAGACGGCGGCCCTGCCCAAGGTCGAAGAAATTGTCCGCGCCGCCCAGGAGCTTGTCCCCCGCCATGGCTGA
- a CDS encoding 2-oxo acid dehydrogenase subunit E2 codes for MAEFRMPQLGADMSAGKLLRWRKQPGDPVQRGDIIADVETDKADIEVEVFVTGVIEKFLVQPGEKLPVGTVLAFIREEGKPAAAEAPPVLPVAPAPAAVAPEIFPAAAAPAARAIPAAAGVERRLHISPVARKAAADLGIDPATVQGSGPAGRITLEDIQRAAQARGAQPPPEAAPDRQTRLRQVIAAAMARSKREIPHYYLSTTMDVSRALAWLAQGNLQRSVEDRLVYGVLLLKAAALALREVPELNGFWREGRAAPSADVHIGVAISLRGGGLVAPALHHTDRQSLGELMKNFRDLVQRARAGSLRSSELSDPTFTVTSLGEQGVECVFGIIYPPQVAIAGFGKIVERPWSAEGQIVSRPLLTATLSGDHRVSDGHRGGLFLAAVDRLLQEPEKL; via the coding sequence ATGGCTGAATTCCGCATGCCGCAACTGGGCGCCGACATGAGCGCCGGCAAACTTCTGCGCTGGCGCAAGCAGCCCGGCGACCCCGTGCAACGCGGCGACATCATCGCCGACGTCGAGACCGACAAGGCCGATATCGAGGTCGAAGTCTTTGTCACCGGCGTGATCGAAAAATTCCTGGTGCAGCCCGGAGAGAAGCTCCCCGTCGGCACCGTGCTGGCCTTTATCCGCGAAGAGGGAAAGCCCGCTGCCGCGGAAGCGCCGCCCGTTTTGCCTGTCGCACCCGCTCCCGCTGCCGTCGCACCTGAAATATTTCCTGCGGCCGCAGCCCCCGCGGCGCGCGCGATTCCCGCGGCGGCTGGCGTCGAGCGCCGCCTGCACATCTCTCCCGTGGCGCGCAAAGCCGCGGCGGACCTGGGCATCGATCCCGCCACAGTGCAAGGCAGCGGCCCCGCCGGCCGGATCACTCTGGAAGATATTCAGCGCGCCGCGCAAGCCCGTGGTGCCCAGCCGCCTCCGGAAGCCGCGCCCGACCGCCAGACGCGCCTGCGCCAGGTCATCGCCGCCGCCATGGCCCGCTCCAAGCGCGAGATCCCGCACTATTATCTGAGCACCACCATGGACGTGAGCCGCGCGCTGGCCTGGCTCGCGCAGGGAAATCTCCAACGCTCGGTCGAGGACCGCCTGGTCTACGGCGTGCTGCTGCTCAAGGCCGCGGCGCTGGCCTTGCGTGAGGTTCCCGAGCTGAACGGGTTCTGGCGCGAGGGCCGGGCGGCCCCCTCCGCCGATGTGCATATTGGTGTCGCCATCTCGCTGCGCGGCGGGGGCCTGGTGGCCCCGGCATTGCACCACACCGACCGGCAAAGCCTGGGCGAGCTCATGAAAAACTTCCGCGATCTCGTGCAGCGCGCGCGCGCCGGCTCCCTGCGCAGCTCCGAGCTGAGCGACCCCACCTTCACGGTTACCAGCCTCGGCGAGCAGGGCGTGGAATGCGTCTTCGGCATCATCTATCCGCCGCAGGTCGCCATCGCCGGCTTCGGCAAGATTGTCGAGCGCCCGTGGTCGGCCGAAGGCCAGATCGTCTCCCGCCCGCTGCTCACCGCCACGCTGTCCGGCGATCACCGCGTCAGCGACGGCCACCGCGGCGGGCTCTTTCTCGCCGCCGTCGACCGCCTTCTGCAGGAGCCGGAGAAGCTATGA
- a CDS encoding acyl carrier protein, producing the protein MSKDEIRATVLRVLGQIAPEADLTQLNPTRRLRDQLDIDSMDLLNFVIGLHKELHVEIPEADYPKLATLQGCVDYLAGFSGRP; encoded by the coding sequence ATGAGCAAAGACGAAATCCGCGCCACCGTGCTCCGCGTGCTCGGCCAGATTGCGCCGGAAGCCGACCTCACCCAGCTCAACCCCACCCGCCGCCTCCGCGACCAACTGGACATCGACTCCATGGACCTGCTCAACTTCGTCATCGGGCTGCACAAGGAATTGCACGTGGAAATCCCCGAGGCCGACTACCCCAAACTGGCCACGCTCCAGGGTTGTGTGGATTATCTTGCGGGTTTCAGCGGTCGCCCGTAG
- a CDS encoding universal stress protein, which yields MSEPRSMAAIRRILVALDASPHSLAALRAAVELAARMEAELLGLFVEDVDLLRLADSPLAREVQYLTARQAPLDRARMEQKLRAQAEQARKALAAAAEGAQVEWSFRIVRGQVAVEVLAAAAGVDLLTLGRCGWSSSLKSRIGSTAQTAAAITMPVLLLSDRGLVLSLPVLVCFDGSAAAHHAVRVAAEFAEAGCGKVVVLLFAEDAESARRLQGQAGALLREQGLQVRFRAVYPRDEAGLLRAIKSEEAGVLVLAGKTRFFKPDTLQLLLREVDTSLLLLDDQEGTQPEKSQTATGDR from the coding sequence GTGAGCGAGCCGCGCAGCATGGCGGCGATCCGGCGCATTCTCGTGGCGCTGGATGCTTCGCCGCACAGCCTGGCCGCGCTGCGCGCTGCGGTGGAGCTGGCGGCGCGCATGGAAGCGGAGCTGCTCGGGCTGTTCGTGGAAGACGTGGACCTGCTGCGGCTGGCGGATTCGCCGCTGGCGCGCGAGGTGCAGTATTTGACCGCGCGGCAGGCCCCGCTGGACCGCGCGAGGATGGAGCAGAAGCTGCGGGCGCAGGCGGAACAGGCGCGCAAGGCCCTGGCCGCGGCGGCGGAAGGCGCGCAGGTCGAGTGGTCGTTCCGGATCGTGCGCGGACAGGTGGCGGTGGAAGTGCTGGCGGCGGCCGCGGGAGTGGACCTGCTGACGCTGGGGCGGTGTGGCTGGTCGTCTTCGCTAAAATCGCGGATTGGCTCGACGGCCCAGACGGCGGCGGCCATAACCATGCCGGTGCTGCTGCTCTCGGATCGCGGGCTCGTGCTGAGTCTGCCGGTGCTGGTTTGTTTTGACGGGTCTGCGGCGGCGCACCACGCCGTGCGTGTAGCGGCGGAATTCGCGGAAGCGGGATGCGGGAAGGTGGTGGTGTTGCTGTTTGCGGAAGACGCGGAGAGTGCGCGGCGTTTGCAGGGGCAGGCGGGGGCGCTGCTGAGAGAGCAGGGCTTGCAGGTGCGCTTCCGCGCGGTGTATCCGCGCGATGAAGCGGGGCTGCTGCGCGCGATCAAGTCGGAAGAGGCCGGGGTGCTGGTGCTGGCGGGCAAGACGCGTTTCTTCAAGCCGGACACGCTCCAGCTGCTGCTGCGCGAGGTGGACACTTCGCTCCTGCTGCTCGACGACCAGGAAGGGACGCAGCCCGAAAAGTCACAAACCGCTACGGGCGACCGCTGA
- a CDS encoding AAA family ATPase — MKNPQALPPELLFRRCDPGQFSFQTTAELQELTEIIGQERAVEAVRFGIGIRRQGFNLFLLGSPGTGEYSTVRRILEQQAANEPTPPDWCYVNNFGHPEEPRALQLPPGRGAKLHQDVQRLLEDLQSVIPSVFESESYRARKQVIDQESKERQEKAFDEIQHDADTKGIAVLRTPTGIVLAPTRKGEVLGAEDMRRLPETELNRIEKQIAALQERLEAVLRQVPLWEKERREKIRELNREVTIFAVGHLLDELQKNYLDLPEVVAHLKAMQQDVIVNADQFLSPPEHPLAALMGISQPHVGKGSMFLRRYQVNLVIDHSSNHGAPVVAPDHPTYQNLVGQVEYMAQMGALSTDFNLIRAGALHRANGGYLILDAYKVLLQPYAWEGLKRALRSGEMRIESLGQMLSLVSTVSLQPKPIPLQVKVVLLGERLLYYLLSAYDPEFNELFKVGADFEEHMERGGNDQLYARLIGTIAREEKLLPFAAPAVARVVEHSSRAAGDSEKLLTHRRSLVDLLREADYWSREAGQAAVRAADVQRAIDAQIHRADRVRERLQEAVLKGTLLIDTAGERAGQVNGLSVIELGQYAFGHPTRITARVRLGKGEVIDIEREVELGGPIHSKGVLILSGFLGARYAEDRPLSLSASLVFEQSYGAVEGDSASSAELYALLSALSGAPIRQALAVTGSVNQHGQVQAIGGVNEKIEGFFDLCKARGLTGEQGVLIPASNVRHLMLRQEVVDAVAAGKFQIYSVENIDQGIEILTGVAAGQRDAGGKFPEGSVNQRVEARLIELAEKRLAAVARQKTEGEA; from the coding sequence ATGAAGAACCCACAAGCGTTGCCCCCGGAGTTGCTTTTCCGCCGCTGTGATCCCGGGCAGTTTTCTTTTCAGACGACGGCCGAACTCCAAGAGCTCACCGAAATTATCGGCCAAGAGCGTGCGGTGGAAGCGGTGCGCTTCGGCATCGGCATCCGCCGCCAGGGCTTCAATCTCTTCCTCCTGGGGTCGCCGGGCACGGGGGAATACTCGACGGTGCGGCGGATTCTGGAGCAGCAGGCGGCCAACGAGCCCACGCCGCCGGACTGGTGCTACGTCAACAACTTCGGGCATCCGGAGGAGCCGCGCGCGCTGCAGCTCCCGCCGGGACGCGGCGCCAAGCTGCACCAGGATGTGCAGCGGCTGCTGGAGGACCTGCAGTCGGTGATCCCCTCGGTCTTCGAGAGCGAGAGCTACCGGGCGCGAAAGCAGGTGATCGACCAGGAGAGCAAGGAGCGCCAGGAAAAGGCCTTTGACGAGATCCAGCACGATGCCGACACCAAAGGCATTGCGGTGCTGCGGACGCCGACGGGCATCGTGCTGGCGCCCACGCGCAAGGGCGAAGTGCTGGGAGCGGAGGACATGCGGCGGCTCCCCGAAACGGAGCTGAATCGGATTGAAAAGCAGATCGCCGCACTGCAGGAGAGGCTGGAGGCAGTGCTGCGGCAGGTGCCGCTGTGGGAGAAAGAGCGGCGGGAGAAGATCCGCGAGCTGAACCGCGAAGTGACCATCTTCGCCGTGGGGCATCTGCTGGACGAACTGCAGAAGAATTACCTGGATCTGCCGGAAGTGGTGGCCCACCTGAAGGCCATGCAGCAGGACGTGATAGTGAACGCCGACCAGTTCCTGAGCCCGCCGGAACACCCCTTGGCGGCGCTGATGGGCATCTCGCAGCCGCATGTGGGCAAGGGCTCGATGTTTCTGCGCCGCTACCAGGTCAATCTGGTGATCGATCACAGCAGCAACCACGGCGCGCCGGTGGTCGCGCCGGATCACCCCACCTATCAGAACCTGGTGGGGCAGGTGGAATACATGGCGCAGATGGGGGCGCTGTCCACGGATTTCAATCTGATTCGTGCGGGGGCGCTGCACCGGGCCAACGGCGGATATCTCATTCTGGACGCCTACAAGGTACTGCTGCAGCCGTATGCCTGGGAAGGCCTGAAGCGCGCGCTGCGTTCGGGGGAGATGCGCATCGAATCGCTGGGGCAGATGCTCAGCCTGGTGAGCACGGTGTCGCTGCAGCCCAAGCCGATTCCCCTGCAGGTGAAGGTGGTGCTGCTGGGGGAGCGGCTGCTGTACTACCTGCTCAGCGCGTACGACCCGGAATTCAACGAGCTCTTCAAGGTGGGGGCGGATTTCGAGGAGCACATGGAGCGCGGGGGGAACGATCAGCTCTATGCCCGCCTGATCGGGACCATCGCGCGCGAGGAGAAGCTGCTGCCCTTCGCCGCGCCAGCGGTGGCGCGCGTGGTGGAGCACAGCTCGCGCGCCGCCGGGGATTCCGAAAAGCTGCTGACGCACCGGCGCAGCCTGGTGGACCTGCTGCGCGAAGCCGACTACTGGTCGCGGGAAGCGGGCCAGGCGGCGGTGCGCGCCGCGGACGTGCAGCGGGCCATCGACGCGCAGATTCACCGCGCCGACCGGGTGCGTGAGCGGCTGCAGGAGGCGGTGCTCAAGGGCACGCTGCTGATTGACACGGCGGGCGAGCGCGCGGGCCAGGTGAACGGGCTGTCGGTGATCGAACTGGGCCAGTATGCCTTCGGGCATCCCACGCGCATCACGGCGCGGGTGCGCCTGGGCAAGGGCGAGGTGATCGACATCGAGCGGGAGGTCGAGCTGGGCGGACCCATTCACTCCAAGGGCGTGCTGATTCTTTCCGGTTTTCTGGGGGCGCGCTATGCGGAGGACCGGCCGCTCTCGCTCTCGGCCAGCCTGGTGTTCGAGCAGTCCTACGGTGCGGTCGAGGGCGACAGCGCGTCCTCGGCGGAACTCTACGCGCTGCTCTCCGCGCTTTCCGGAGCGCCCATCCGCCAGGCGCTGGCGGTGACCGGTTCGGTGAACCAGCACGGGCAGGTGCAGGCCATCGGCGGGGTGAACGAGAAGATCGAGGGCTTCTTCGATCTGTGCAAGGCCCGCGGGCTCACGGGGGAGCAGGGCGTGCTGATCCCCGCGTCCAATGTGCGGCACCTGATGCTGCGCCAGGAAGTGGTGGACGCGGTCGCCGCGGGAAAATTCCAGATCTACTCCGTGGAGAACATCGATCAGGGGATCGAGATTCTCACCGGAGTTGCCGCGGGCCAGCGCGACGCGGGCGGGAAATTTCCCGAGGGCAGCGTGAACCAGCGGGTGGAAGCGCGGCTGATCGAACTGGCGGAGAAACGTCTGGCCGCGGTGGCGCGGCAGAAAACGGAGGGCGAGGCGTGA
- a CDS encoding CBS domain-containing protein: MKVKDVMMGTPYYCQPETNLGSATELMWNANCGFLPVVGSDGKVAGVITDRDICIALGTRGKLSGEITVGEVMVRKIFSCRPEEDIHRALETMKDGRVRRLPVISATGTLVGVVSMDDVVLHAEAAGYGKRPELSSEEVVHIFQAITQRQVPQAVHS, from the coding sequence ATGAAAGTGAAAGACGTAATGATGGGAACGCCGTACTACTGCCAGCCGGAGACCAATCTCGGGTCGGCGACGGAACTGATGTGGAATGCGAACTGCGGATTTCTCCCGGTGGTGGGAAGCGACGGCAAAGTCGCCGGCGTAATCACCGACCGGGACATTTGCATCGCCCTGGGCACGCGGGGGAAGCTGTCCGGGGAAATCACCGTCGGTGAAGTAATGGTCCGGAAGATCTTCTCCTGCAGGCCGGAGGAGGACATCCACCGGGCGCTGGAAACGATGAAAGATGGGCGGGTGCGGCGTCTCCCGGTGATCAGTGCAACTGGCACGCTGGTGGGAGTGGTCTCTATGGACGATGTCGTCCTGCACGCCGAGGCCGCGGGCTACGGGAAAAGGCCGGAGCTCTCCAGCGAAGAGGTGGTGCATATTTTCCAGGCCATCACCCAGCGGCAGGTGCCGCAGGCGGTGCATAGCTGA
- a CDS encoding universal stress protein — protein sequence MRVLIALDATPSAAAILQEAAARPWPAGSNFSLLTVVDPYGFAKAPLLLEKAKAAARSQLQSATESLEKAGWKCYTDVILGNPRRAISGYAAGWEADLLLVGSHGHGNMARFFLGSTARAALRRAPCSVEIVRARAKEGDGGKDAKMKILVATDGSAFSAAALRSVASRPWPQGSEVKVLAVPELVLPLQEFPYFDAAEIEEVNKSEMEHARAYAAEGETILSGKGLKVSTEVPVLWEMPSQAILNEAEKWHARMIVLGSHGKRGFDRLTMGSVSETVALHAACSVEIIREHSLQREAT from the coding sequence ATGAGAGTCCTCATTGCACTGGATGCAACCCCGTCTGCGGCGGCCATCCTGCAGGAAGCAGCGGCGCGGCCGTGGCCTGCAGGCTCGAATTTTTCCCTGCTGACGGTGGTGGATCCGTACGGATTTGCGAAAGCGCCCCTGCTGCTGGAAAAAGCAAAAGCCGCGGCGCGCAGCCAGCTCCAGAGCGCGACGGAGAGCCTGGAGAAAGCGGGCTGGAAATGCTACACGGACGTGATCCTGGGAAATCCGCGGCGGGCGATCAGCGGGTACGCCGCGGGCTGGGAGGCGGACCTGCTGCTGGTGGGATCGCACGGGCACGGCAACATGGCGCGCTTTTTTCTGGGGAGCACGGCCCGCGCGGCGCTGCGACGCGCGCCGTGCTCGGTGGAGATTGTCCGGGCGCGCGCCAAGGAGGGAGATGGAGGGAAGGACGCCAAGATGAAGATCCTGGTGGCCACGGACGGCTCGGCGTTTTCCGCGGCGGCGCTGCGCTCGGTGGCCAGCCGGCCGTGGCCGCAGGGGAGCGAAGTGAAGGTGCTGGCAGTGCCGGAACTGGTGCTGCCGCTGCAGGAATTTCCTTACTTCGACGCCGCGGAGATCGAAGAGGTCAACAAATCGGAGATGGAACATGCACGGGCCTACGCAGCCGAGGGGGAAACGATTCTTTCCGGCAAGGGGTTGAAGGTGAGCACGGAAGTGCCCGTTCTCTGGGAGATGCCTTCCCAGGCGATTCTGAACGAAGCGGAGAAGTGGCATGCCCGGATGATCGTGCTGGGTTCCCACGGGAAGCGGGGGTTCGACCGCCTGACCATGGGCAGCGTTTCGGAGACGGTGGCCCTGCACGCTGCGTGTTCGGTAGAGATCATCCGGGAACATAGCTTACAAAGGGAAGCAACGTAG